In a single window of the bacterium genome:
- the flgG gene encoding flagellar basal-body rod protein FlgG, translating into MMRALWTAASGMDAQQTKIDVIANNLANVNTAGFKRGRADFEDLLYQTMRAPGSSVAEGRPSPAGTQIGLGARTVAVSKIYQQGELQQTTNELDISIEGPGFLQVTRPSGELAYTRAGALKRNNEGVLTIASGEVLEPEITIPAEAMNVTIAPDGTVSVTMPDETEAEEVGTIQLARFINPDGLRAMGHNLMLPTGSSGEPIVGVPGEEGLGTLTQGFLEMSNVNLVEEMVQMIVGQRAYEISSRVINTADQMLQNIARS; encoded by the coding sequence ATGATGCGAGCGCTTTGGACCGCCGCCTCCGGAATGGACGCCCAGCAAACGAAGATCGACGTCATCGCGAACAACCTCGCGAACGTGAACACCGCGGGCTTCAAGCGCGGGCGCGCCGATTTCGAGGACCTGCTCTACCAGACGATGCGCGCGCCCGGCTCGTCGGTTGCCGAGGGCCGGCCTTCGCCGGCCGGAACGCAGATCGGCCTTGGCGCCCGGACCGTCGCGGTCTCGAAAATCTACCAGCAGGGGGAGCTGCAGCAGACGACCAACGAGCTCGACATCTCGATCGAGGGGCCGGGCTTTTTGCAGGTGACGCGGCCGTCCGGCGAACTGGCCTACACGCGCGCCGGCGCGCTCAAGCGCAACAACGAGGGCGTGCTGACGATCGCCTCGGGCGAGGTGCTCGAGCCGGAGATCACGATCCCCGCGGAAGCCATGAACGTCACCATCGCGCCGGACGGCACCGTGTCCGTGACGATGCCCGACGAAACGGAGGCCGAGGAGGTCGGCACCATCCAGCTCGCGCGGTTCATCAACCCGGACGGACTTCGCGCCATGGGACACAACCTGATGCTTCCGACGGGCTCATCGGGCGAGCCGATCGTCGGCGTGCCCGGAGAGGAAGGCCTCGGCACGCTGACCCAGGGATTCCTCGAGATGAGCAACGTCAATCTCGTCGAGGAAATGGTGCAGATGATCGTCGGCCAGCGCGCCTACGAAATATCGAGCCGCGTCATCAACACCGCCGACCAGATGTTGCAGAACATCGCGAGGTCGTAA
- the flgF gene encoding flagellar basal-body rod protein FlgF, giving the protein MTNGIYAAVLGARIEGTRLDVIANNVANAGTPGFRADRALFSTHLDFVSDDKFNKFRKTLDNVGRYFQTASTFTSGPIQFTGREGDAAIEGEGYFVLQGPNGDIYTRAGNFRVDTDGTLRSASGFAVMGEGGPITVDPTRDLSFGPDGAVFSGGEQVDRLRVAAFEDQRLLRKAGGTGFTGDAAAPKADPEFTVVNGALEGSNVNVMREMAGMVTTSRQYESYQRTIKMIDEVNGRATSLGRI; this is encoded by the coding sequence ATGACGAACGGAATCTACGCCGCCGTATTGGGAGCCCGGATCGAGGGGACGCGCCTTGACGTGATCGCGAACAACGTCGCGAACGCGGGCACCCCCGGATTTCGGGCCGACCGCGCCCTGTTCTCCACGCACCTCGACTTCGTTTCGGACGACAAGTTCAACAAGTTCCGCAAGACGCTCGACAACGTCGGACGCTACTTCCAGACGGCAAGCACATTCACAAGCGGCCCGATCCAGTTCACCGGCCGCGAGGGCGACGCCGCGATCGAAGGCGAGGGCTATTTCGTCCTCCAGGGACCCAACGGCGACATCTACACGCGCGCAGGGAATTTTCGCGTCGATACCGACGGCACCCTGCGCTCCGCCTCCGGCTTTGCCGTGATGGGCGAGGGCGGGCCGATCACGGTCGATCCCACGCGCGACCTGTCGTTCGGACCCGACGGCGCCGTGTTTTCCGGCGGCGAGCAGGTCGATCGCCTGCGCGTCGCGGCCTTCGAGGATCAGCGCCTTCTTCGCAAGGCGGGCGGCACCGGATTCACCGGCGACGCCGCCGCGCCGAAAGCCGATCCCGAATTCACCGTCGTCAACGGCGCGCTCGAGGGCTCGAACGTCAACGTGATGCGCGAGATGGCCGGCATGGTGACGACGAGCCGCCAGTACGAATCCTATCAACGCACGATCAAGATGATCGATGAAGTGAACGGCCGCGCCACGTCGCTCGGCCGGATCTGA
- a CDS encoding nucleotidyltransferase domain-containing protein, which translates to MIDVGEKDLNTIRAILRAQVPECEVRAFGSRVNGTARRFSDLDLALVGADKIDWRRIMRLKEDFEYSDLPFRVDVIDWNASSETFREIIGEKFEVIQKSAPARNAAADG; encoded by the coding sequence ATGATTGACGTTGGCGAAAAAGACCTGAATACGATCAGGGCCATTCTTCGCGCCCAAGTTCCGGAGTGCGAAGTGCGCGCGTTCGGATCGCGGGTGAATGGAACGGCACGCCGTTTTTCGGACCTTGATCTTGCGCTTGTCGGAGCGGACAAGATCGACTGGCGGCGGATCATGCGCCTGAAGGAAGACTTCGAATATTCCGACCTGCCGTTTCGCGTGGATGTCATCGACTGGAACGCGTCATCGGAAACGTTCCGCGAAATCATCGGCGAGAAGTTCGAGGTGATTCAAAAATCCGCGCCGGCCAGGAACGCCGCGGCAGACGGATAA